Proteins co-encoded in one Cyprinus carpio isolate SPL01 chromosome B5, ASM1834038v1, whole genome shotgun sequence genomic window:
- the LOC122137427 gene encoding LOW QUALITY PROTEIN: cyclic nucleotide-gated cation channel-like (The sequence of the model RefSeq protein was modified relative to this genomic sequence to represent the inferred CDS: inserted 1 base in 1 codon) produces the protein MVTRSTLILPAVSKVCCVHSMTGQSAAEGSPCSHRLSVQTQEDEQDRAESVLSRSQSACDDTSSELQRVAALEPQDAPSRNSFRGRGALSRLVSLVVILRDWAHRSLIEEEERPDSFLERFRGPEVRAPPSRRSNNQPDANGNTKGITKKQWETFIVSPSDDIYYYWLFFIAAAVLYNWVLLVARACFDQLQTENPVVWLVFDYLCDAVYILDSCMRLRTGYLEQGLLVKDLAKLRDSYIHTFQFKLDVISILPTDLAYIILGINTPQLRFNRLLRFSRMFEFFNRTETRTNYPNIFRIWNLVLYILVIIHWNACIFYAISKSLGFGSDQWVYPNISSTEEGALRRSYIYCFYWSTLTLTTIGEMPPPVRDEEYVFVVFDYLVGVLIFATIVGNVGSMISNMNATRAEFQARIDAIKHYMHFRKVSRHLETRVIKWFDYLWTNQKAVDEQEVLKNLPDKLRAEIAINVHLSTLKKVRIFQDCEAGLLVELVLKLRPQVYSPGDYICRKGDIGKEMYIIKEGKLAVVADDGVTQFALLTAGGCFGEISILNIQGSKMGNRRTANIRSIGYSDLFCLSKDDLMEAVTEYPDAQKVLEERGREILRKQGLLDESAAQGGLLVMDTDXKVERLESSLDVLQARFARLLGEFTVTQSRLKQRITGLERQLCHTGLGLVSDQEIDSESNGNSPRANSTK, from the exons atggtgacacGTTCAacacttattttacccgctgtaagTAAAGTATGTTGTGTGCACAGTATGACGGGCCAGTCGGCTGCTGAGGGATCTCCCTGCTCTCATCGACTCTCTGTGCAAACTCAAGAGGACGAGCAGGACCGAGCAGAGAGTGTGCTCAGCAG GTCTCAGTCTGCGTGTGATGACACCTCGTCTGAGCTGCAGCGAGTAGCTGCCCTAGAGCCTCAGGATGCACCATCCAGAAACTCCTTTAGAGGAAGAGGAGCCCTGTCAAG GTTGGTGAGTCTGGTGGTGATTCTGAGAGACTGGGCACACAGGAGTCTGatagaggaggaggagagaccCGATTCCTTTCTAGAGAGATTCCGGGGACCTGAAGTACGAGCTCCACCCAGTCGAAGGAGCAACAACCAACCAGATGCCAATGGAAACACTAAGGGAATCACAAA GAAGCAATGGGAGACATTTATAGTTTCTCCCTCTGATGATATTTACTACTACTGGCTGTTCTTCATCGCTGCTGCTGTGCTTTATAACTGGGTACTGCTTGTGGCAAG AGCATGTTTTGATCAGCTGCAGACTGAGAATCCTGTTGTCTGGCTGGTGTTTGACTATTTGTGTGACGCTGTCTACATACTGGATTCATGTATGCGGCTAAGGACgg GTTACCTGGAGCAAGGACTTCTGGTGAAGGACTTGGCGAAACTCAGAGACAGCTACATTCATACCTTTCAGTTCAAACTGGACGTTATCTCCATCCTCCCCACAGACCTGGCGTACATCATCTTAGGCATCAACACACCACAGCTACGCTTCAACCGCCTCTTGCGCTTCTCTCGTATGTTCGAGTTCTTTAATCGGACGGAGACGAGAACCAACTACCCAAACATCTTCCGCATCTGGAACTTGGTTCTCTACATTCTGGTTATTATCCACTGGAATGCCTGCATCTTCTATGCCATCTCGAAGTCTCTAGGTTTTGGCTCAGATCAGTGGGTTTATCCCAACATCTCATCCACAGAGGAAGGAGCTCTGAGGCGGAGCTACATATACTGCTTCTACTGGTCCACACTGACACTCACCACCATCGGTGAGATGCCACCACCCGTACGCGACGAGGAATATGTGTTTGTGGTGTTCGATTATCTTGTTGGAGTTCTGATTTTTGCCACCATTGTGGGTAACGTGGGTTCCATGATTTCCAATATGAACGCCACACGGGCAGAGTTCCAGGCACGGATTGATGCTATTAAACATTACATGCACTTCCGCAAAGTCAGCCGCCATCTTGAGACACGTGTCATCAAATGGTTCGACTATCTGTGGACGAATCAGAAAGCAGTGGATGAACAGGAAGTCTTAAAGAATCTTCCCGACAAGCTACGTGCAGAAATTGCTATCAATGTTCATTTATCTACTCTAAAGAAAGTGCGCATCTTTCAAGATTGCGAGGCCGGGCTGTTAGTAGAACTGGTTTTAAAGCTGCGCCCCCAAGTTTACAGTCCTGGCGACTACATCTGCCGAAAAGGAGACATTGGAAAAGAGatgtacatcattaaagagggaAAATTAGCAGTTGTTGCTGATGATGGAGTGACACAGTTTGCATTGCTAACGGCTGGGGGTTGCTTTGGAGAGATTAGCATTCTTAACATTCAGGGCAGTAAAATGGGAAACCGCCGGACAGCTAACATTCGCAGCATCGGCTACTCTGACCTCTTCTGCCTTTCAAAGGACGACCTTATGGAGGCCGTAACCGAATACCCAGATGCACAGAAGGTTCTGGAGGAGCGTGGAAGGGAGATTCTGAGGAAGCAAGGGCTTCTGGATGAAAGCGCCGCACAGGGAGGGCTGCTCGTCATGGATACTG AGAAAGTTGAACGTCTGGAGAGCTCGCTGGATGTTCTGCAAGCACGATTTGCACGGTTGCTCGGGGAGTTCACAGTCACTCAAAGCAGACTGAAGCAAAGAATCACAGGGCTTGAGAGACAGCTGTGTCACACAGGCCTTGGTCTTGTTTCAGATCAAGAGATTGACTCTGAGAGTAATGGTAACTCGCCTCGAGCCAACTCGACTAAATAG
- the LOC122137426 gene encoding charged multivesicular body protein 1b-like, whose amino-acid sequence MSSMEKNLFNLKFAAKELQRSSKKCDKEEKAEKAKVKKAVQKGNMEVARIHAENAIRQKNQSVNFLRMSARVDAVAARVQTAVTMNKVTKSMAGVVKGMDATLKSMNLEKISALMDKFEHQFETLDVQTAQMEDTMSSTTTLTTPQGQVDALMMEMADEAGLDLNMELPQGQTGSVGTSVASAEQDELSQRLAKLRDQV is encoded by the exons ATGTCCAGCATGGAAA AGAATTTGTTTAACCTCAAGTTTGCAGCCAAAGAACTTCAGCGGAGTTCCAAGAAATGCGACAAAGAAGAGAAAGCGGAGAAGGCCAAGGTCAAGAAG GCAGTCCAGAAGGGCAATATGGAGGTTGCCCGGATACATGCGGAAAACGCCATTCGCCAGAAAAACCAATCAGTGAACTTCCTCAGAATGAGCGCAAGAGTGGATGCAGTGGCTGCGCGTGTACAGACAGCAGTCACCATGAACAAG GTCACCAAATCTATGGCTGGGGTGGTGAAGGGCATGGATGCAACCCTGAAGAGCATGAACCTTGAGAAG ATTTCAGCTCTAATGGATAAGTTTGAGCATCAGTTTGAAACTCTGGACGTACAGACGGCTCAGATGGAGGACACAATGAGCAGCACCACAACACTCACTACACCACAG GGTCAAGTCGATGCTCTGATGATGGAAATGGCGGATGAGGCCGG GCTGGACCTCAATATGGAGCTTCCTCAAGGTCAGACAGGATCAGTGGGAACCAGCGTAGCGTCTGCAGAACAg GACGAGCTCTCTCAGAGACTGGCCAAACTCAGGGACCAGGTTTAA